GCAATCGACGTGACGCCCGCGTCGTGGCCCATCGGTGTCGGCCGCGATTTCCTCGGTTGTTACGATATGCTGAACAACCGTCTCGAACTGATGGACCGCGCGGACCGTAACCGCGTCGCGGATTCGATCAGCATCGAAGGTCTGGACGATCCCAAACTCGAACAGCACGTCCCTGCCCACTTGGTCGAGCAGCTTCGCGAAGAGGTCGAAATGGCCCGCGAACTGCTGCCCAAGCTGGACCCTCAGGCGGTGCTCGAAGGGACGATGACCCCGATCTGGTTCGGCTCGGCCATCAATTCGTTCGGCGTCAAGGAACTCATGACCGGCATCGGTAATTACGGCCCCGAGCCGCAGCCCCAGTCCGCCGATCCCCGCCAGATCGCGCCCGAAGAAACCAAGGTCACCGGCTTTGTTTTCAAGGTGCAGGCCAACATGGACCCCAAGCACCGCGACCGCGTGGCTTTCGTGCGTCTGGCGTCGGGCCACTTCGAGCGCGGCATGAAAATGACCCATGTCCGCACGAAGAAGCCGATGGCGATTTCGAACCCCGTGCTGTTCCTCGCCTCCGACCGAGAGCTTGCCGAAGAGGCTTGGGCCGGCGACATCATCGGCATTCCGAACCACGGCCAGCTGCGCATCGGTGACACGCTGACGGAAGGCGAAAGCCTCAAGGTCACCGGCATCCCGTCGTTCGCCCCGGAACTGCTGCAGAACTGCCGTGCGGGCGACCCGATGAAGGCCAAGCACCTCGAAAAGGCGCTGATGCAGTTCGCCGAAGAAGGCGCGGCCAAGGTGTTCAAGCCCGCATTCGGCTCCGGCTTCATTGTCGGTGTCGTCGGCGCGCTTCAGTTCGAGGT
Above is a window of Marivivens aquimaris DNA encoding:
- a CDS encoding peptide chain release factor 3, which codes for MLDTAPNRPALPPEIARRRTFAIISHPDAGKTTLTEKFLLFGGAIQMAGQVRAKGEARRTRSDFMQMEKDRGISVSASAMSFDFGNYRFNLVDTPGHSDFSEDTYRTLTAVDAAVMVIDGAKGVESQTQKLFEVCRLRDLPILTFCNKMDRESRDTFEIIDEIQENLAIDVTPASWPIGVGRDFLGCYDMLNNRLELMDRADRNRVADSISIEGLDDPKLEQHVPAHLVEQLREEVEMARELLPKLDPQAVLEGTMTPIWFGSAINSFGVKELMTGIGNYGPEPQPQSADPRQIAPEETKVTGFVFKVQANMDPKHRDRVAFVRLASGHFERGMKMTHVRTKKPMAISNPVLFLASDRELAEEAWAGDIIGIPNHGQLRIGDTLTEGESLKVTGIPSFAPELLQNCRAGDPMKAKHLEKALMQFAEEGAAKVFKPAFGSGFIVGVVGALQFEVLASRIELEYGLPVRFEPSQFNSARWVKGDKMAVEKFISANKQHISHDNDGDVVFLTRLQWDIDRVERDYPDIKLTATKEMMV